From Micromonospora nigra, one genomic window encodes:
- the rapZ gene encoding RNase adapter RapZ encodes MSEAHTNGQHAAPAGLPAEPDTTLVVVTGLSGGGRSTVARALENVGFYVVDNLPQALLLDMAELAVKAGGAARRTAMVLDVRSRAFSTDLAGAIRELKDRGYSPRVVFVDADDEVLIRRFESVRRSHPLQGDGRLADGIAVERGLLEEARDQADVIIDTSQLNVNQLRRRIEELFGGEDARRLRLTVISFGFKYGLPPDADFVLDARFLPNPYWVPELREHTGQEEGVSAYVLGQEGADAFVEAYVDLVNATTTGFEREGKRYLTVAVGCTGGKHRSVAIAEELAARLRRCGLAANAQHRDLGRE; translated from the coding sequence GTGAGCGAGGCGCACACGAACGGGCAGCACGCCGCCCCGGCGGGTCTGCCGGCCGAACCGGACACCACTCTGGTCGTGGTGACCGGACTGTCCGGCGGCGGGCGCAGCACGGTGGCCCGGGCGCTGGAGAACGTCGGCTTCTACGTGGTCGACAACCTGCCGCAGGCCCTCCTGCTGGACATGGCGGAGCTGGCCGTGAAGGCCGGCGGGGCCGCCCGCCGCACGGCGATGGTGCTCGACGTCCGCTCCCGCGCCTTCTCCACCGACCTGGCCGGCGCGATCCGGGAGCTCAAGGACCGCGGCTACTCCCCCCGGGTGGTGTTCGTCGACGCCGACGACGAGGTGCTGATCCGTCGGTTCGAGAGCGTCCGGCGGTCGCACCCGTTGCAGGGCGACGGTCGGCTCGCCGACGGCATCGCCGTCGAGCGCGGGCTGCTGGAGGAGGCCCGCGACCAGGCCGACGTGATCATCGACACCAGTCAGCTCAACGTCAACCAGCTGCGGCGGCGCATCGAGGAGCTGTTCGGCGGTGAGGACGCCCGCCGGCTGCGGCTGACCGTGATCTCCTTCGGCTTCAAGTACGGCCTGCCGCCCGACGCCGACTTCGTGCTCGACGCCCGGTTCCTGCCCAACCCGTACTGGGTGCCGGAGCTGCGGGAACACACCGGTCAGGAGGAGGGCGTCAGCGCGTACGTGCTGGGGCAGGAGGGCGCGGACGCCTTCGTCGAGGCGTACGTGGACCTGGTCAACGCCACCACCACCGGCTTCGAGCGGGAGGGCAAGCGCTACCTGACCGTGGCGGTCGGCTGCACCGGCGGCAAGCACCGCAGCGTGGCGATCGCTGAGGAACTGGCCGCCCGTCTGCGCCGCTGCGGTCTCGCGGCCAACGCCCAGCACCGGGATCTGGGGCGGGAGTGA
- a CDS encoding gluconeogenesis factor YvcK family protein, producing the protein MTTRVVAFGGGHGLSASLRALRRCAPELDLDITAVVTVGDDGGSSGRLRAERGGLPPGDLRQALVALAGDHPATRRSAGLFQHRFAAVHRDGGHSDGGHGDGLAGHAVGNLVLCGLMELLGDPVAALEHAGAMLGTVGRVLPMSRQPVGIEARVRGADPDRPDELCTVRGQHQVAVTTGRVESLRLTPRTPAACGEALAAIGAADWLIFGPGSWYTSVLPHLLVPQLAAAILASPARRLVTLNLAAEKETLGLSVADHLAALRWYLPELTVDHVLADVKAVGELEPVARAAQALGARLVLAPVAVTDGTPRHDPAALGAALVPVLGADR; encoded by the coding sequence GTGACGACCCGGGTGGTCGCCTTCGGGGGCGGGCACGGGCTGTCGGCGTCGCTGCGGGCGTTGCGGCGCTGCGCTCCCGAACTGGATCTGGACATCACCGCAGTGGTCACCGTCGGTGACGATGGTGGCTCCAGCGGGCGGCTGCGCGCCGAGCGCGGTGGACTGCCCCCGGGCGACCTGCGGCAGGCCCTGGTCGCGCTGGCCGGGGACCACCCGGCGACGCGGCGCAGCGCCGGCCTGTTCCAGCACCGCTTCGCGGCCGTGCACCGCGACGGCGGGCACAGCGACGGCGGGCACGGCGACGGGCTGGCCGGGCACGCGGTGGGCAACCTGGTGCTCTGCGGGCTGATGGAGCTGCTCGGCGACCCGGTCGCGGCGCTGGAACACGCCGGGGCCATGCTCGGCACGGTGGGTCGGGTGCTGCCGATGTCCCGTCAGCCCGTCGGCATCGAGGCGCGGGTGCGGGGCGCGGACCCCGACCGACCCGACGAGCTGTGCACCGTACGCGGCCAGCACCAGGTCGCCGTGACCACCGGGCGGGTCGAGTCGTTGCGGTTGACCCCGCGGACGCCGGCCGCGTGCGGGGAGGCGCTCGCGGCGATCGGCGCGGCCGACTGGTTGATCTTCGGTCCGGGTAGCTGGTACACGAGCGTGCTGCCGCACCTGCTGGTTCCGCAGCTGGCCGCCGCGATCCTGGCCAGCCCGGCGCGTCGGCTGGTCACGCTGAACCTGGCGGCCGAGAAGGAGACGCTCGGCCTGTCGGTGGCCGACCACCTGGCGGCCCTGCGCTGGTACCTGCCGGAGCTGACGGTCGACCACGTGCTGGCCGACGTCAAGGCGGTCGGTGAACTCGAGCCCGTCGCGCGGGCGGCGCAGGCGCTGGGGGCCCGACTGGTCCTCGCCCCCGTCGCGGTGACCGACGGCACGCCCCGTCATGATCCGGCCGCCCTGGGCGCCGCACTGGTGCCCGTCCTGGGCGCCGATCGTTAG
- the recQ gene encoding DNA helicase RecQ, whose protein sequence is MPSPTAPAVGAALDVLRRVFGYDAFRGFQQEVIEHVAAGGDALVLMPTGGGKSLCYQIPALVRDGVAVVVSPLIALMQDQVDALTAVGARAGFLNSTQDPAARRAVEAAFLAGELDLLYLAPEALGTRSAQQLLDRGRISLFAIDEAHCVSQWGHDFRPDYLALSMLHERWPGVPRIALTATATSATRTEIATRLSLTDARHFVASFDRPNIQYRIVSKREPRKQLLALLRDEHPGDAGIVYCLSRASVDKTAEFLVANGIDALPYHAGLDATTRAANQQRFLRSDGLVMVATIAFGMGIDKPDVRFVAHLDLPKSVEGYYQETGRAGRDGLPSTAWLAYGLQDVVQQRKMIETSEGDLAHRRNLAAHLDAMLALCETVRCRRVQLLDYFGERLDSPCGNCDTCLDPPQSWDGTVAAQKLLSTVFRLDRERNQRFGAGQCVDILLGRRTDKVTQFGHDSLTVFGIGTELGEAEWRGVVRQLLAEGLLAVEGDYGTLALTDASAEVLGRRRTVMMRREPERPARTAKPRGAATVVAELPAEAAGVFERLRAWRAATAKEQGVPAYVIFHDATLRQIATDAPGSLTELSRVGGVGENKLAKYGEQILGVLAEG, encoded by the coding sequence ATGCCCTCCCCCACCGCACCGGCCGTCGGGGCCGCGCTGGACGTGTTGCGCCGGGTCTTCGGCTACGACGCCTTCCGTGGCTTCCAGCAGGAGGTCATCGAGCACGTCGCGGCCGGCGGCGACGCGCTGGTGCTGATGCCCACCGGCGGCGGCAAGTCGCTGTGCTACCAGATCCCGGCGCTGGTCCGCGACGGCGTCGCGGTGGTGGTCTCCCCGCTGATCGCGCTCATGCAGGACCAGGTCGACGCCCTGACCGCCGTGGGCGCGCGGGCCGGCTTCCTCAACTCCACCCAGGACCCCGCCGCCCGCCGCGCGGTCGAGGCGGCGTTCCTGGCCGGCGAGCTGGACCTGCTCTACCTCGCCCCGGAGGCCCTGGGCACCCGGTCGGCCCAGCAGCTGCTCGACCGGGGGCGGATCAGTCTGTTCGCCATCGACGAGGCGCACTGCGTGTCGCAGTGGGGGCACGACTTCCGCCCCGACTACCTGGCCCTGTCGATGCTGCACGAACGTTGGCCCGGGGTGCCGCGCATCGCGCTGACCGCCACCGCCACCAGCGCCACCCGCACCGAGATCGCCACCCGGCTCAGCCTCACCGACGCGCGGCACTTCGTGGCCAGCTTCGACCGGCCCAACATCCAGTACCGGATCGTGTCGAAGCGGGAGCCCCGCAAGCAGCTGCTCGCCCTGCTGCGCGACGAGCACCCCGGCGACGCCGGCATCGTCTACTGCCTGTCCCGGGCCTCGGTCGACAAGACCGCCGAGTTCCTCGTCGCCAACGGCATCGACGCGCTGCCCTACCACGCGGGTCTGGACGCGACGACCCGCGCCGCCAACCAGCAGCGGTTCCTGCGCTCCGACGGCCTGGTGATGGTGGCGACCATCGCCTTCGGGATGGGCATCGACAAGCCCGACGTACGCTTCGTCGCCCACCTCGACCTGCCCAAGTCCGTCGAGGGCTACTACCAGGAGACCGGCCGCGCCGGCCGCGACGGGCTGCCGTCGACGGCCTGGCTCGCGTACGGGCTCCAGGACGTGGTGCAGCAACGCAAGATGATCGAGACGTCGGAGGGCGACCTGGCCCACCGCCGCAACCTCGCCGCCCACCTCGACGCGATGCTGGCGCTGTGCGAGACCGTCCGCTGCCGCCGGGTCCAGCTGCTGGACTACTTCGGCGAACGCCTCGACTCGCCCTGCGGCAACTGCGACACCTGCCTCGATCCGCCGCAGTCCTGGGACGGCACGGTCGCCGCGCAGAAGCTGCTGTCGACCGTGTTCCGGCTCGACCGCGAACGCAACCAGCGCTTCGGCGCCGGGCAGTGCGTCGACATCCTGCTCGGCCGGCGCACCGACAAGGTCACCCAGTTCGGCCACGACTCGCTGACCGTGTTCGGCATCGGCACCGAACTCGGTGAGGCGGAGTGGCGCGGCGTGGTGCGCCAACTGCTGGCCGAGGGGCTGCTCGCCGTCGAGGGCGACTACGGCACCCTGGCGCTCACCGACGCCAGCGCGGAGGTGCTGGGCCGCCGCCGCACGGTCATGATGCGCCGCGAGCCCGAGCGCCCGGCGCGGACCGCCAAGCCCCGTGGCGCGGCCACCGTCGTGGCGGAACTGCCGGCGGAGGCGGCCGGCGTGTTCGAGCGCCTGCGCGCGTGGCGGGCGGCCACCGCCAAGGAACAGGGCGTTCCCGCGTACGTGATCTTCCACGACGCCACGCTGCGACAGATCGCCACCGACGCACCGGGTTCGCTGACCGAGCTGTCCCGGGTCGGTGGGGTGGGCGAGAACAAGCTGGCGAAGTACGGCGAGCAGATCCTGGGCGTACTCGCGGAGGGCTGA
- the whiA gene encoding DNA-binding protein WhiA codes for MAMTAAVKDELSRVDVPKPCCRRAEMAALLRFAGGLHIVSGRVVVEAELDTGAAARRLRREVAEVYGYPSEIHVLASGGLRKGSHFIVRVVKDGEALARQTGLLDVRGRPVRGLPPHVVAANVCCAVSAWRGAFMAHGSLTEPGRSSALEITCPGPEAALALVGAARRLGITAKNREVRGVDRVVVKDGDSIAALLTRIGAHSSVLAWEERRVRREVRATANRLANFDDANLRRSARAAVAAAARVTRALEILADDAPNHLTSAGRLRLEHRQASLEELGALADPPLTKDAIAGRIRRLLALADKRARDLGIPDTEAAVTPDMLVV; via the coding sequence ATGGCGATGACGGCGGCGGTCAAGGACGAGCTGAGCCGGGTCGACGTGCCCAAGCCCTGCTGCCGGCGGGCGGAGATGGCGGCGTTGCTGCGCTTCGCCGGCGGGCTGCACATCGTCTCCGGCCGGGTGGTGGTGGAGGCCGAACTGGACACCGGGGCGGCCGCCCGGCGGCTGCGGCGGGAGGTCGCGGAGGTCTACGGCTACCCGAGCGAGATCCACGTGCTGGCCTCGGGCGGGCTGCGTAAGGGCAGCCACTTCATCGTCCGGGTGGTCAAGGACGGTGAGGCCCTGGCCCGGCAGACCGGGCTGCTGGACGTGCGGGGACGACCGGTGCGGGGCCTGCCGCCGCACGTCGTGGCGGCCAACGTGTGCTGTGCGGTGTCGGCGTGGCGGGGCGCGTTCATGGCGCACGGCTCGCTGACCGAGCCGGGCCGCTCCAGCGCCCTGGAGATCACCTGCCCGGGCCCGGAGGCGGCGCTGGCACTGGTCGGCGCTGCCCGCCGCCTGGGCATCACCGCGAAGAACCGCGAGGTCCGCGGCGTGGACCGGGTCGTGGTGAAGGACGGTGACTCGATCGCGGCGCTGCTCACCCGGATCGGGGCCCACTCCAGCGTGCTGGCCTGGGAGGAGCGCCGGGTGCGCCGCGAGGTGCGGGCCACCGCGAACCGGCTGGCCAACTTCGACGACGCCAACCTGCGCCGGTCGGCCCGCGCCGCCGTGGCCGCCGCCGCGCGGGTGACCCGGGCGCTGGAGATCCTGGCCGACGACGCACCGAACCACCTGACCTCGGCCGGCCGGCTGCGCCTGGAGCACCGCCAGGCGTCCCTGGAGGAGCTGGGCGCGCTGGCCGATCCGCCGCTGACCAAGGATGCCATCGCCGGGCGGATCCGCCGGCTGTTGGCGCTGGCCGACAAGCGGGCCCGCGACCTGGGTATCCCGGATACGGAAGCGGCCGTCACGCCCGACATGCTCGTGGTCTGA